One window of the Microbulbifer sp. Q7 genome contains the following:
- the miaA gene encoding tRNA (adenosine(37)-N6)-dimethylallyltransferase MiaA has translation MQINPARPRAIFLMGPTASGKTDLAMAISDHLPVELISVDSALVYRGLDIGSAKPTPEELARYPHHLIDICDPAESYSAGRFRQDALKVMAEISGRGKIPLLVGGTMLYFKALLQGMAEMPQADPAFRAAIEARAEKEGWPALHAELAQVDPAMAAELHPNHSVRIERALEVYHLSGKTMTELRAAQQSDSLHTQYAIQQLAIVPTDRSLLHRRIALRFERMLENGFIEEVQALRARGDLHRDLPAIRAVGYRQVWEYLDGEMDYPQMVEAGIAATRQLAKRQLTWLRRWPDLKCIDAQQPGGKVRKIDEMLAEALKFLG, from the coding sequence GGCAAGACCGACCTGGCGATGGCGATCAGCGACCACTTGCCGGTGGAGTTGATCAGCGTGGATTCGGCGCTGGTGTACCGCGGTTTGGATATCGGCTCTGCAAAGCCGACACCGGAGGAGCTCGCCAGGTACCCCCATCACCTGATCGATATCTGCGACCCGGCGGAAAGCTATTCCGCGGGCCGCTTTCGCCAGGACGCCCTGAAGGTGATGGCCGAGATCAGCGGGCGCGGAAAGATTCCGCTGCTGGTGGGCGGAACCATGTTGTATTTCAAGGCTCTATTACAGGGCATGGCAGAGATGCCGCAGGCGGACCCGGCGTTTCGCGCGGCCATCGAGGCGCGGGCAGAGAAAGAAGGTTGGCCGGCACTGCACGCCGAACTGGCACAAGTCGACCCGGCAATGGCGGCAGAGCTGCACCCCAATCACTCGGTGCGTATCGAACGGGCGCTGGAGGTGTACCACCTGTCGGGCAAGACCATGACCGAACTCCGGGCGGCGCAGCAGAGCGATTCCTTGCACACCCAATACGCAATTCAGCAGTTGGCTATAGTGCCCACAGATCGGTCCCTATTGCACAGGCGCATCGCCCTGCGTTTCGAGCGCATGCTGGAAAATGGGTTTATCGAGGAAGTACAGGCGCTGCGCGCCCGCGGTGACCTGCATCGGGATCTGCCGGCGATCCGTGCCGTGGGATACCGGCAGGTATGGGAGTATCTCGACGGCGAGATGGATTACCCACAGATGGTCGAGGCGGGCATTGCCGCCACGCGCCAGTTGGCCAAACGCCAACTCACCTGGTTGCGACGCTGGCCAGACCTCAAGTGCATCGACGCACAGCAGCCTGGCGGCAAAGTACGCAAAATTGACGAAATGTTGGCAGAGGCCTTGAAATTTCTCGGTTGA
- the hfq gene encoding RNA chaperone Hfq: MSKGHSLQDPYLNVLRKERIPVSIYLVNGIKLQGQIESFDQFVVLLKNTVSQMVYKHAISTVVPSRAVRVPLMNPAGQGGEGAAPEGGERDTFGG, encoded by the coding sequence ATGTCAAAAGGGCACAGCTTACAAGACCCTTACCTGAATGTTCTGCGTAAAGAGCGAATCCCGGTTTCCATCTATCTGGTGAACGGCATCAAACTGCAGGGCCAGATCGAATCCTTCGACCAGTTCGTGGTGCTGTTGAAAAACACCGTGAGCCAGATGGTCTACAAACACGCTATTTCCACCGTTGTACCCTCTCGCGCTGTTCGTGTGCCGCTGATGAATCCGGCCGGACAGGGTGGTGAAGGCGCCGCTCCGGAAGGCGGTGAACGCGATACCTTCGGCGGCTAG
- the hflX gene encoding ribosome rescue GTPase HflX has translation MFFDRPESGELAVLVHLELSAIDSPDDPREFEELALSAGADPVAFIFGQRATPDPKTFVGRGKLEEIQETVTKHGAELVIFDHTLSPSQERNIERELKCRVLDRTGLILDIFAQRARTHEGKLQVELAQLRHMSTRLVRGWTHLERQKGGIGLRGPGETQLETDRRLLRARIDSIEKRLDKVRRQRAQGRRARSRAEVATVSLVGYTNAGKSTLFNRITSADVYVRDQLFATLDPTMRRVELPNVGAMILADTVGFVSHLPHRLVEAFRATLEEAANATLLLHVVDAAAENRLHLIEEVQAVLEEIGAADLPHLLVYNKLDLLADAEPRIDRDDQGVPRAVWLSAATGAGCELLVEAIAERLGQQMVSGAVVIPPQHARLRAQLFEGNAVQEENYRDNGDIELKILLPRAELQRLMAPFREVGNPPQWLPENPDAEPKPEDWETE, from the coding sequence TTGTTTTTTGATCGCCCGGAATCCGGTGAGCTGGCAGTGCTGGTACACCTGGAACTCTCCGCCATCGACAGTCCCGACGACCCGCGGGAATTTGAAGAGCTGGCGCTATCCGCCGGTGCCGACCCGGTGGCCTTTATCTTTGGCCAGCGCGCCACACCGGACCCCAAGACCTTTGTCGGCCGCGGCAAACTGGAAGAAATACAGGAGACCGTGACCAAGCACGGCGCGGAGCTGGTGATTTTTGATCACACCCTGTCGCCCAGCCAGGAGCGCAACATCGAGCGCGAACTCAAGTGCCGGGTGCTGGACCGCACCGGCCTGATTCTGGATATCTTTGCCCAGCGGGCGCGTACCCATGAGGGCAAACTGCAGGTAGAGCTGGCGCAGTTGCGGCATATGTCCACCCGCCTGGTGCGGGGCTGGACCCACCTCGAGCGCCAGAAAGGCGGTATCGGCCTGCGCGGCCCCGGTGAAACCCAGCTGGAAACCGACCGCCGTTTGCTGCGTGCGCGTATCGACTCCATTGAGAAGCGTCTCGACAAGGTGCGGCGTCAGCGTGCGCAGGGGCGTCGCGCGCGTTCCCGTGCCGAGGTGGCGACGGTTTCCCTGGTGGGTTACACCAACGCCGGCAAGTCCACCCTGTTCAATCGCATCACCAGCGCTGACGTCTATGTGCGCGATCAGTTGTTCGCCACGCTCGACCCCACCATGCGCCGGGTAGAACTGCCCAATGTGGGCGCAATGATTCTGGCGGACACCGTGGGCTTCGTTTCCCACTTGCCACACCGCCTTGTGGAAGCCTTCCGCGCGACGCTGGAGGAGGCGGCCAATGCCACACTGCTGCTGCATGTGGTGGATGCGGCGGCAGAAAATCGTCTGCACCTGATTGAAGAGGTGCAGGCGGTACTCGAAGAAATTGGCGCGGCGGATTTGCCTCATCTGCTGGTGTACAACAAACTGGATTTGCTGGCCGACGCCGAACCGCGTATCGACCGGGACGATCAGGGCGTGCCGCGCGCGGTGTGGTTGTCCGCAGCCACCGGTGCGGGGTGTGAGTTGCTGGTGGAGGCCATCGCCGAGCGACTCGGCCAGCAGATGGTGAGCGGCGCGGTAGTGATCCCTCCACAGCACGCGCGCTTGCGGGCCCAGCTGTTTGAAGGCAACGCGGTGCAGGAAGAAAATTATCGCGACAACGGCGACATTGAATTGAAAATATTGTTGCCGCGGGCGGAGTTGCAGCGGCTGATGGCGCCGTTTCGCGAGGTGGGGAATCCACCTCAGTGGCTGCCGGAAAATCCCGATGCCGAGCCCAAACCGGAAGACTGGGAAACCGAGTGA